One genomic window of Comamonas serinivorans includes the following:
- a CDS encoding PilN domain-containing protein: MALSLSDNSRFFGMDLSQWPSQWRGAAELLLDLPGLRALTAPVPVRLLQADGRITGWWWRHGAMVPAAVDQLPANAALALELPAEAVLERNLTLPLLNTGDVAAAVALEAASISPFGAAQTVSGFAVVPPAKGAATQTVHMALTSRKQIEQSLVQAQAALAAQGLAPVEVPETSIEVWVLPDSRLTANGDGAIPASNGVAAQPIRPIAFSTGGEAHRQALVAKGRAGRVALVGLAAVLLAALVATPVLQARSRAVQAQAALDRVSQEVAPQMAQREALVKQAEALRGVGDVLKSQLAPLPVLDLVTRALPDSAWLNTLRIEGDKVTVTGNADDAAALVQVLLKQDGVKDVRLPSPATRPAGASKENFTIEIRLDPGRYGLSKTREAA; the protein is encoded by the coding sequence ATGGCCCTTTCCCTTTCAGACAATTCCCGTTTCTTCGGCATGGACCTGAGCCAGTGGCCGAGCCAATGGCGCGGTGCGGCCGAGCTGCTGCTGGACCTGCCCGGCCTGCGGGCGCTGACCGCCCCCGTTCCGGTGCGCTTGCTGCAGGCCGATGGCCGCATCACCGGCTGGTGGTGGCGCCATGGCGCCATGGTGCCGGCGGCGGTCGACCAGCTGCCGGCCAATGCCGCACTGGCGCTGGAGCTGCCGGCCGAGGCGGTGCTCGAGCGCAACCTCACGCTGCCGCTGCTCAACACCGGCGACGTGGCCGCGGCCGTGGCGCTCGAGGCCGCCTCCATCAGCCCGTTTGGTGCTGCGCAAACCGTCTCCGGCTTTGCCGTGGTGCCGCCCGCCAAGGGCGCCGCCACGCAGACCGTGCACATGGCGCTGACCTCGCGCAAGCAGATCGAGCAGAGTCTGGTTCAGGCCCAGGCCGCGCTGGCGGCGCAAGGGCTGGCCCCGGTCGAGGTGCCTGAGACATCGATCGAGGTCTGGGTATTGCCCGATTCCCGTTTGACTGCCAACGGCGATGGCGCCATACCTGCCTCCAATGGCGTGGCGGCCCAACCCATTCGCCCCATTGCGTTCAGCACCGGCGGCGAAGCCCATCGTCAGGCCCTGGTGGCCAAAGGCCGTGCCGGGCGCGTTGCCCTGGTGGGGCTGGCGGCCGTGTTGCTGGCCGCCCTCGTGGCCACGCCGGTATTGCAGGCCCGCTCGCGGGCCGTCCAGGCGCAGGCCGCGCTGGACCGCGTCAGCCAGGAGGTGGCGCCCCAGATGGCCCAGCGCGAAGCCCTGGTCAAGCAGGCCGAGGCGTTGCGCGGCGTGGGCGATGTGCTCAAGTCGCAATTGGCGCCCTTGCCGGTGCTCGATCTGGTGACCCGGGCCTTGCCCGATTCGGCCTGGTTGAACACCCTGCGCATCGAGGGCGACAAGGTCACCGTGACCGGCAACGCCGACGACGCCGCAGCGCTGGTGCAGGTGTTGCTCAAGCAAGACGGCGTGAAGGATGTGCGCCTGCCATCGCCCGCCACGCGGCCGGCGGGTGCCAGCAAGGAAAATTTCACCATCGAGATTCGGTTGGATCCGGGTCGCTATGGCCTGTCCAAGACCCGGGAGGCCGCATGA
- a CDS encoding ABC transporter permease, translated as MKFSVFDDLRTLWRLRGLLTVLTRREIAARFAGSAGGMLWAWVQPLLSIAAYYLVFDVVFAMRMGENAPTDRVGTFLIVGMLAWMAFSEAVQRGMGSLVEAGGILQKNPLPPALFPTRAVLASALVYAPLMLALVLAYWPKHQGAWAVLAMLPLVLLQVVLAWLLGYLLAILMAALRDVQQIVAFVFSIGVFAAPILFPLTLFPERWRWLLWLNPMTAWVLGYQAVLLQGQWPSPSVWLAMAVWLVVAAVLLNLALRRSRDQLVDWL; from the coding sequence ATGAAGTTTTCGGTGTTCGATGACCTGCGCACGCTGTGGCGTCTGCGCGGTCTGTTGACGGTGCTCACGCGCCGTGAAATCGCAGCGCGCTTCGCCGGCTCTGCCGGCGGCATGCTGTGGGCCTGGGTGCAACCGCTGCTCAGCATCGCGGCCTACTACCTGGTGTTCGACGTGGTGTTTGCCATGCGCATGGGCGAAAACGCGCCGACGGATCGCGTGGGCACCTTCCTCATCGTGGGCATGCTGGCCTGGATGGCGTTTTCCGAGGCGGTTCAGCGGGGCATGGGCTCGCTGGTCGAGGCGGGCGGCATCCTGCAGAAAAACCCCTTGCCACCCGCGCTGTTTCCGACGCGCGCGGTGCTGGCCAGCGCGCTGGTCTACGCGCCCTTGATGCTGGCGCTGGTGCTGGCCTACTGGCCCAAGCACCAGGGGGCGTGGGCGGTGCTGGCCATGCTGCCGCTGGTGCTGCTGCAGGTGGTGCTGGCCTGGTTGCTGGGTTACCTGCTGGCCATTTTGATGGCGGCCCTGCGCGATGTGCAGCAGATCGTGGCGTTTGTGTTCTCGATCGGTGTGTTTGCCGCCCCCATCCTGTTTCCGCTGACCCTGTTTCCCGAGCGCTGGCGCTGGCTGCTGTGGCTCAACCCCATGACGGCCTGGGTGCTGGGCTACCAAGCGGTGCTGCTGCAGGGGCAATGGCCATCGCCGTCGGTCTGGTTGGCCATGGCGGTGTGGCTGGTGGTGGCCGCGGTGCTGCTGAACCTGGCGCTGCGCCGCAGCCGCGATCAACTGGTGGATTGGTTATGA
- the gspM gene encoding type II secretion system protein GspM, producing the protein MNPRKPRPEWLWLLLFAAVLAAIVLGGAGWLLQKHAWAQDRLKDVNPRYAMMTGLIQDKDKLAALQQDLAGNYARYVHPATAEAGQAGNEALQRVRELASDNKLGVVSSQVMPARDDNGLERIGLNLRVEGDYDAMTRFLQALGRVEPVIYSDTLQLTAQGQRAAPRRVARGQPPPPEEPEVLKATAQLTLFVLRAKP; encoded by the coding sequence ATGAACCCGCGCAAACCCCGCCCCGAATGGCTGTGGCTGCTGTTGTTTGCCGCCGTGCTGGCGGCCATCGTGCTGGGTGGCGCCGGCTGGTTGTTGCAAAAGCACGCCTGGGCGCAAGACCGCCTGAAGGATGTGAACCCGCGCTACGCCATGATGACCGGCCTGATTCAGGACAAGGACAAGCTGGCCGCCCTTCAGCAGGATTTGGCGGGCAACTACGCACGCTACGTTCACCCCGCGACCGCCGAAGCCGGTCAGGCCGGCAACGAGGCTTTGCAGCGCGTGCGTGAGCTGGCCAGTGACAACAAGCTGGGTGTGGTCAGCAGCCAGGTGATGCCGGCGCGCGACGACAACGGCCTGGAACGCATTGGCCTGAACCTGCGTGTCGAGGGGGACTACGACGCCATGACCCGCTTCCTGCAGGCCCTGGGCCGCGTCGAGCCCGTCATTTACAGCGACACCCTGCAGCTCACGGCGCAGGGCCAGCGCGCCGCGCCGCGGCGTGTCGCGCGGGGCCAGCCGCCACCGCCCGAAGAGCCCGAGGTGTTGAAAGCCACGGCCCAACTGACCCTGTTCGTGTTGAGGGCCAAGCCATGA
- a CDS encoding general secretion pathway protein GspK: MNPSKTPFTRGQRGMALIAVLWLVAAMSILVLGATHTVQQHIRATGLVRDQVSAQAMAEAAFALALQAMLAEGKREPGILASEFEVQGTVVQVQAAPLNGWINLNGASAELLADVFTVGAGLPSGQARALAEEAVAWRDERPQESPTGRRSSGMNKRLFEHVDDLMLVPGMDYDILARVRPLLVTDLPSNTRVNPLAAPPEVLAVLSGGNQGVVDQITQGREQGAAEADTSSLERRYVQASPTDHYRMQADIPLEAGRMLRVTQDVALGQTYSKVAPWRVLRESRHVQAIGS, encoded by the coding sequence ATGAACCCGTCGAAAACCCCCTTCACCCGCGGTCAGCGCGGCATGGCCCTCATCGCGGTGCTGTGGCTGGTGGCCGCCATGAGCATCCTCGTGCTGGGCGCGACCCACACCGTGCAGCAGCACATCCGCGCCACAGGGCTGGTGCGGGATCAGGTGTCGGCCCAGGCCATGGCCGAGGCCGCGTTCGCGCTGGCGCTGCAGGCCATGCTGGCCGAAGGCAAGCGCGAACCGGGCATCCTCGCCAGCGAGTTCGAGGTGCAGGGCACGGTGGTGCAGGTGCAGGCCGCGCCCTTGAATGGCTGGATCAACCTCAATGGCGCGTCGGCCGAGCTGCTGGCCGATGTGTTCACCGTGGGGGCGGGTCTGCCCAGTGGCCAGGCCCGGGCATTGGCCGAGGAGGCCGTGGCCTGGCGCGACGAGCGCCCGCAAGAGTCGCCGACCGGCCGCCGCAGCTCGGGGATGAACAAGCGCCTGTTTGAACACGTGGACGACCTGATGCTGGTGCCCGGCATGGACTACGACATCCTGGCCCGCGTGCGCCCCTTGCTGGTGACCGACCTGCCGAGCAACACGCGGGTGAATCCGCTGGCGGCGCCTCCCGAGGTGCTGGCTGTGCTGTCGGGCGGGAACCAAGGCGTGGTCGACCAGATCACACAGGGCCGTGAACAAGGCGCCGCCGAGGCGGACACCAGCAGCCTCGAGCGCCGTTACGTGCAAGCCAGCCCCACCGACCATTACCGAATGCAAGCCGACATCCCGCTCGAAGCAGGCAGAATGCTGCGCGTGACCCAGGACGTCGCGCTGGGCCAGACTTACTCGAAGGTGGCGCCCTGGCGTGTGCTTCGTGAATCGCGGCACGTCCAGGCCATCGGGTCCTGA
- a CDS encoding type II secretion system protein GspD, which translates to MYGGTNAFGASTGATGVAPGLGGAAGATTRNGITSNNNLSRYSGNQNNTRSSLSNNSRFGSGSSGFGSLNSRVGAGGAGMGAQGGANGAGGNVATVALSDTVRVMADYINNTLLIHAKPAEYARIETTLKRLDIPRAQVLIDASIVEVSLSDGMSFGAKWNFSGAGIGRYGGSGGVGNEAVTMPGATSNLGAAGFTYMLRNSSNPVALLEAYSSNSNVRYLSNPSLMVMDNHTAAISVGDQIPVQSSNYYTGTTTTNLVTNYEFKDTGVILNITPQVNAGNLVTLEIDQEVTDVGEDRPVGNTEAPTFKQRTMSSKVAVRSGETMVLGGLIKQKDTTRKGGLPFLSSIPLVGALFGEHANSGERTELLLVITPRVIRSDAEAREVSQELRDRMKGISSAGWETLGTPGRSVAPTIPKPQISIPEEGQSQ; encoded by the coding sequence ATCTATGGCGGCACCAACGCCTTTGGTGCGTCCACGGGGGCCACCGGCGTGGCGCCCGGTCTGGGCGGCGCAGCCGGCGCCACCACGCGCAACGGCATCACCAGCAACAACAACCTGAGCCGTTACTCTGGCAACCAGAACAACACACGCAGCAGCCTCAGCAACAACTCGCGCTTCGGCTCGGGTTCGTCGGGCTTTGGCTCGTTGAACTCGCGCGTCGGTGCCGGGGGCGCGGGCATGGGCGCACAAGGCGGCGCCAACGGTGCGGGCGGGAACGTCGCCACCGTTGCCCTGAGCGATACCGTGCGCGTGATGGCCGATTACATCAACAACACGCTGCTCATCCACGCCAAGCCGGCCGAGTACGCGCGCATCGAGACCACGCTCAAGCGCCTGGACATTCCGCGCGCGCAGGTGCTGATCGACGCCAGCATCGTGGAGGTGTCGCTCAGCGATGGCATGAGTTTTGGTGCCAAATGGAATTTCAGTGGTGCAGGCATTGGGCGTTATGGCGGCTCAGGAGGTGTGGGTAATGAAGCAGTGACCATGCCGGGGGCCACGTCGAATCTGGGGGCAGCGGGTTTTACCTACATGCTGCGAAACTCCAGCAATCCGGTTGCCTTGCTGGAGGCCTACAGCAGCAACAGCAATGTGAGATACCTCTCCAATCCCTCGTTGATGGTGATGGACAACCACACCGCAGCCATTTCGGTGGGCGATCAGATTCCCGTCCAGTCGTCCAACTATTACACCGGGACCACGACGACCAACTTGGTCACCAATTACGAGTTCAAGGACACCGGGGTCATCTTGAACATCACGCCTCAGGTCAATGCCGGCAATCTGGTGACTTTAGAGATCGACCAAGAGGTCACCGATGTGGGTGAGGATCGGCCAGTCGGCAACACTGAAGCGCCAACCTTCAAGCAGCGCACCATGAGCTCGAAAGTGGCTGTCCGGTCAGGCGAGACCATGGTGTTGGGGGGGTTGATTAAACAAAAAGATACAACCAGGAAGGGGGGGCTGCCCTTCCTTTCTTCGATACCTTTGGTTGGTGCTTTATTTGGCGAGCACGCCAATTCAGGGGAGCGCACCGAGCTGCTCCTGGTCATCACCCCGCGCGTCATCCGCAGCGACGCCGAAGCCCGTGAAGTCAGCCAGGAGCTGCGCGATCGCATGAAAGGCATCTCGAGTGCGGGCTGGGAAACCCTGGGCACCCCAGGAAGATCCGTCGCCCCCACCATCCCCAAGCCCCAAATTTCCATTCCTGAGGAAGGACAATCCCAATGA
- a CDS encoding ABC transporter ATP-binding protein: MSEAGKTGAPDAADAGAADRVVLRARGLGKEYKLYDSPRQRLKGLLTGRATHRSHWALRDVSFELRRGQCIGVIGDNGAGKSTLLKLLAGTLQPNAGELERVGRVTAILELGAGFHPDFTGRDNLYFAGSMIGIDHEAMSRLEASIVEFAGLGQAMNRPVKTYSSGMVVRLAFALVTAVEPDLLIIDEALAVGDQHFQKKCIERISAFRENGCTILFCSHSPYHVRSLCDVTLWLQGGQVREFGPTEAVMGAYEKHSRLLGQAEAESEAGVRDGASGDEPAAPTPALPYERGPTSAMILSCEIANLVPGKPALLDSPDLVATITVRGKDGERPNIGFMIEQEKGVGITSLATHEEGAAPVSLGDNLWRSVLSFPQLPLHSGDYELSVFLFDESGLATDDLWFKYTVIRVVSPGLMPGLVRLPHHWS, encoded by the coding sequence ATGAGCGAGGCGGGCAAGACCGGGGCGCCCGATGCCGCCGACGCAGGCGCGGCCGACCGCGTGGTGCTGCGTGCACGGGGCCTGGGCAAGGAATACAAGCTGTACGACTCGCCGCGCCAGCGCCTGAAGGGGCTGCTGACCGGCCGGGCCACGCACCGCAGCCACTGGGCCCTGCGCGACGTGAGCTTCGAGCTGCGGCGTGGGCAGTGCATTGGCGTGATCGGCGACAACGGCGCGGGCAAGAGCACGCTGCTCAAGTTGCTGGCCGGCACGTTGCAGCCGAATGCGGGCGAGCTGGAGCGCGTGGGCCGGGTGACGGCCATCCTCGAGCTGGGTGCGGGGTTCCACCCCGACTTCACGGGGCGCGACAACCTCTACTTCGCCGGCAGCATGATCGGGATCGACCACGAGGCCATGAGCCGGCTCGAGGCCTCCATCGTCGAATTCGCGGGCCTGGGCCAAGCCATGAACCGGCCGGTGAAAACCTACTCGTCGGGCATGGTGGTGCGCCTGGCCTTTGCGCTGGTGACGGCGGTGGAGCCGGACCTGCTCATCATCGACGAGGCGCTGGCCGTGGGGGACCAGCATTTTCAGAAGAAGTGCATCGAGCGCATCAGCGCCTTCCGCGAGAACGGCTGCACCATCTTGTTCTGCTCGCACAGCCCCTACCACGTGCGCAGCCTGTGCGACGTGACCTTGTGGTTGCAGGGCGGCCAGGTGCGCGAGTTCGGCCCCACGGAAGCGGTGATGGGGGCGTACGAGAAGCACTCGCGCCTGCTGGGCCAGGCGGAAGCCGAATCGGAAGCGGGCGTGCGCGATGGGGCGAGCGGCGACGAGCCCGCGGCACCGACGCCGGCGCTGCCCTACGAGCGGGGGCCGACCTCGGCCATGATCCTGTCGTGCGAGATCGCCAACCTGGTGCCGGGCAAGCCGGCGTTGCTGGACAGCCCGGACCTGGTGGCCACCATCACGGTGCGGGGCAAGGATGGCGAGCGACCCAACATCGGTTTCATGATCGAGCAAGAAAAAGGCGTGGGCATCACCTCGCTGGCCACGCACGAGGAGGGCGCCGCGCCGGTCTCGCTGGGCGACAACCTGTGGCGCTCGGTGCTGAGCTTTCCGCAACTGCCCCTGCACAGCGGCGACTACGAGCTCAGCGTGTTTTTGTTTGACGAGAGCGGCCTGGCGACCGACGACCTGTGGTTCAAGTACACGGTCATCCGCGTGGTGTCGCCGGGGCTGATGCCGGGGCTGGTGCGGCTGCCCCATCACTGGAGCTGA
- a CDS encoding class I SAM-dependent methyltransferase, producing the protein MSTIDSTPLAQAEQLLTLGQQALAGGHAEAANALLRAARDVPATRLRAHNLIEAHGLPEAFGAMMGLNCAISPADDIFHFFAGHPTSINPIRDYLADGWRTLSELMVLLEQVDQPLLRSPSVLEFASGHGRFTRHLVKVLGAERVTVSDVVGDAVSFAQQAFGVQGLASHAVPEDVEWPRSYALVFVLSLFSHLPRSSWTRWLVRLWDAVAPGGLLVFTTHGQEAVQRANVSLDASGFFFAASSESNAIDAQEYGTAFTSEAFVRGEVAAAFGEAVFTHFAPQWFWHHQDAWVLRKPAE; encoded by the coding sequence ATGAGCACCATCGATTCCACACCCCTTGCGCAGGCTGAGCAGCTGCTGACCCTGGGGCAACAAGCCCTGGCCGGCGGCCATGCCGAGGCGGCCAATGCCCTGCTGCGCGCCGCGCGCGACGTGCCGGCCACGCGGCTGCGGGCCCACAACCTCATCGAAGCGCACGGCCTGCCCGAAGCCTTCGGGGCGATGATGGGGCTGAACTGCGCCATCTCGCCCGCCGACGACATCTTCCATTTCTTCGCGGGTCATCCGACCTCCATCAACCCGATTCGCGACTACCTGGCCGATGGCTGGCGCACGCTGAGCGAGCTGATGGTGCTGCTGGAGCAGGTGGATCAGCCCCTGTTGCGCAGCCCCTCGGTGCTGGAGTTCGCCAGCGGCCACGGGCGTTTCACGCGCCACCTGGTCAAGGTCCTGGGGGCCGAGCGTGTCACGGTGTCCGACGTGGTAGGTGATGCCGTGAGCTTTGCCCAGCAGGCGTTCGGCGTGCAGGGCCTGGCGTCGCACGCGGTGCCCGAAGACGTGGAGTGGCCGCGCTCCTACGCGCTGGTGTTCGTGCTGTCGCTGTTTTCGCACCTGCCACGCTCGAGCTGGACGCGCTGGCTGGTGCGCCTGTGGGACGCCGTGGCGCCCGGCGGCCTGCTGGTGTTCACCACCCATGGCCAGGAAGCGGTTCAGCGCGCGAACGTGTCGCTGGACGCCTCGGGCTTTTTCTTTGCCGCATCCAGCGAGTCCAACGCGATCGACGCGCAGGAGTACGGTACGGCGTTCACCTCCGAAGCCTTTGTGCGTGGCGAGGTGGCGGCCGCTTTCGGCGAGGCGGTGTTCACGCACTTTGCCCCGCAGTGGTTCTGGCACCACCAGGACGCCTGGGTGCTGCGCAAGCCCGCTGAGTGA
- a CDS encoding class I SAM-dependent methyltransferase produces MGIKELLDVTAAGPLPDEAARTALARGQALLAAGDADGAATALRQAALSPATQLAAYNLIETHGLLGAFAPWMGLDAHIDPQDDVFGFFNGHGTWSSPMRDYLADGWRTLSELLLLLERSGRPLTGLAQVLEFASGHGRFTRHLVKALGAERITVSDVVPGAVAFATQQFGVQGLMSTADPAQLQWPRRYDLVFVLSLFSHLPRATWQPWLAKIWDAVAPGGVLVVTTHGEFAAARAGVQTDAEGFHFHAESESHAIDAQEYGTTYTTREFVLARVAELSPQPLRVDLEPAWFWSHQDALVLHRP; encoded by the coding sequence GTGGGAATCAAGGAATTGCTGGATGTGACGGCCGCGGGCCCGTTGCCGGACGAGGCGGCGCGGACGGCGCTGGCGCGCGGCCAGGCCCTGCTGGCCGCTGGTGATGCCGATGGTGCCGCCACGGCGCTGCGGCAGGCGGCGCTGTCGCCGGCCACCCAGCTGGCGGCGTACAACCTGATCGAGACGCACGGTTTGCTGGGCGCGTTTGCGCCCTGGATGGGGTTGGATGCCCACATCGACCCGCAGGACGACGTGTTCGGGTTCTTCAACGGCCATGGCACCTGGTCCAGCCCCATGCGCGACTACCTGGCCGATGGCTGGCGCACGCTGAGCGAGCTGCTGCTGCTGCTGGAGCGCAGCGGCCGGCCCTTGACCGGCCTGGCCCAGGTGCTGGAGTTCGCCAGCGGCCATGGGCGTTTCACGCGCCATCTGGTCAAGGCGCTGGGGGCCGAGCGCATCACCGTGTCCGATGTCGTGCCCGGCGCCGTGGCCTTTGCCACGCAGCAGTTCGGGGTGCAGGGCCTGATGTCCACCGCCGACCCGGCGCAGTTGCAGTGGCCGCGGCGTTACGACCTGGTGTTCGTGCTCTCGCTGTTCAGCCACCTGCCGCGTGCCACCTGGCAACCGTGGCTGGCCAAAATCTGGGACGCGGTGGCGCCCGGTGGCGTGCTGGTGGTCACCACGCATGGCGAGTTCGCGGCCGCACGGGCCGGCGTGCAGACCGATGCCGAGGGCTTCCACTTCCATGCCGAGAGCGAGTCGCACGCCATCGACGCGCAGGAGTACGGCACCACCTACACCACGCGCGAGTTCGTCCTGGCCCGCGTGGCCGAGCTCAGCCCTCAGCCGCTGCGGGTGGACCTGGAGCCGGCGTGGTTCTGGTCGCACCAGGATGCGCTGGTGCTGCACCGGCCCTGA
- a CDS encoding peptidylprolyl isomerase — MATGPAGTVTLGEVLTSLRETVPAEAQASVTQSDERLGQVATSVYRNKWLAERARSAKLEVKEPEGAAPSEVTRTRFWAEQYMQHQVRQAMPDDATLTKLARTSMKANPANFRWPADKRVRHILLNARQGPDAEVEARAQTLLKQLEDGADFAALAKTQSQDAPSAVLGGELGWLEGKSYVPEFLAAVASLQQPGQRSPVFRTEFGYHIVELEEVRVERAATEAEATEVMRHQVFERRNQEVRARLWQQAGESVRLNDDNLQRVAAAARS; from the coding sequence TTGGCAACGGGCCCAGCCGGCACGGTGACGCTGGGCGAGGTGCTCACCTCATTGCGCGAAACCGTGCCCGCCGAGGCGCAAGCCTCTGTGACGCAATCGGATGAGCGCCTGGGCCAGGTGGCCACCAGCGTGTATCGCAACAAGTGGCTGGCTGAGCGTGCACGCTCAGCCAAGTTGGAGGTGAAAGAGCCAGAAGGCGCGGCCCCGAGCGAGGTGACGCGCACCCGCTTCTGGGCTGAGCAATACATGCAGCACCAAGTGCGGCAAGCCATGCCGGACGACGCCACGCTGACCAAGCTGGCCCGCACGTCCATGAAAGCCAATCCCGCGAACTTCCGCTGGCCGGCGGACAAACGGGTGCGCCACATCCTGTTGAATGCGCGCCAAGGGCCAGACGCTGAGGTGGAGGCGCGCGCCCAGACCCTGTTGAAACAGCTGGAAGACGGTGCAGACTTCGCTGCCTTGGCCAAGACACAGTCGCAGGATGCCCCGTCGGCAGTGCTGGGTGGGGAGCTGGGCTGGTTGGAGGGCAAAAGCTACGTGCCTGAATTCCTGGCAGCCGTTGCCAGCCTGCAACAGCCTGGGCAACGCAGCCCGGTGTTTCGCACCGAGTTTGGCTACCACATCGTCGAGCTTGAAGAGGTGCGCGTTGAGCGTGCAGCCACCGAGGCCGAAGCCACGGAGGTGATGCGGCACCAGGTATTCGAGCGCCGCAATCAAGAGGTGCGTGCCCGCCTCTGGCAGCAGGCTGGCGAGTCGGTGCGCCTGAACGACGATAATCTTCAGCGGGTGGCTGCTGCGGCACGCTCCTGA